One Bacteroidales bacterium genomic window carries:
- the ftsY gene encoding signal recognition particle-docking protein FtsY, with protein sequence MGLFNVFSKKKKEKLDEGLEKTKASVFSKLTKAVAGKTKVDDEVLDNLEEILVTSDVGVTTTLKIIERIEARVARDKYVGASELNRLLKEEIAGLLAENESGVLLPFDFAPRPEPYVIMVVGVNGVGKTTTIGKLAHQFKSAGKKVLLGAADTFRAAAVDQLTIWAERAGVSIVSQGMGADPASVSFDTLKSAVAGNYDVVIIDTAGRLHNKIGLMNELTKIKMVMKKVVANAPHEILLVLDASTGQNAIEQARQFTAATEVNALALTKLDGTAKGGVVIGISDQFKIPVKYIGIGEKIEDLQIFNKNEFVDSLFAS encoded by the coding sequence ATGGGACTTTTTAATGTGTTTTCGAAAAAGAAAAAAGAGAAACTCGACGAGGGCCTGGAGAAAACCAAGGCCAGCGTGTTTTCGAAACTTACAAAAGCCGTTGCCGGAAAAACCAAGGTCGACGACGAGGTGCTCGACAATTTGGAGGAAATCCTGGTTACTTCCGACGTGGGTGTAACCACCACGCTGAAGATCATCGAGCGCATTGAGGCACGCGTGGCCCGCGATAAGTATGTGGGCGCTTCCGAACTCAATCGCTTGTTGAAAGAAGAGATTGCCGGACTGCTTGCTGAAAATGAAAGTGGGGTTTTGCTCCCATTCGATTTTGCCCCACGTCCTGAACCCTATGTTATTATGGTGGTGGGCGTAAATGGTGTAGGTAAAACTACCACCATAGGCAAGCTTGCGCACCAATTTAAAAGCGCCGGAAAAAAAGTGCTTCTGGGCGCTGCCGATACTTTTAGAGCTGCTGCCGTCGATCAGCTCACTATTTGGGCAGAGCGTGCCGGCGTTTCTATCGTAAGTCAGGGAATGGGCGCCGATCCGGCCTCTGTTTCCTTCGATACACTCAAATCGGCTGTTGCCGGAAATTATGATGTGGTGATCATCGACACTGCCGGACGGCTGCACAACAAAATTGGCCTGATGAACGAGCTGACCAAGATAAAAATGGTGATGAAAAAAGTGGTGGCCAATGCCCCGCATGAAATTTTGCTGGTGCTGGATGCCTCCACCGGCCAAAACGCCATAGAGCAGGCACGGCAGTTTACGGCAGCTACCGAGGTAAACGCTCTGGCGCTTACCAAACTCGATGGTACGGCCAAAGGTGGCGTTGTTATCGGGATTTCAGATCAGTTTAAGATCCCTGTAAAGTATATCGGTATCGGCGAAAAAATTGAAGACCTT
- a CDS encoding DUF4295 domain-containing protein, translated as MAKKVVASLQSISKDFAKVIQVVKSAKSGAYTFKEDIIPNDKVQEFIGKK; from the coding sequence ATGGCAAAGAAAGTTGTTGCTTCGCTGCAATCTATCAGTAAGGACTTCGCAAAGGTGATACAGGTTGTAAAATCTGCAAAATCCGGAGCATACACCTTCAAGGAAGACATAATTCCTAACGATAAGGTGCAGGAGTTCATTGGTAAAAAATAA
- the rpmG gene encoding 50S ribosomal protein L33: MAKKSKDARIQVIMECTEHKTSGLPGTSRYISTKNKKNTPERLELKKYNPIMKKMTVHREIK, translated from the coding sequence ATGGCAAAAAAATCTAAAGACGCACGCATCCAGGTAATCATGGAATGCACCGAGCACAAAACCAGTGGTTTGCCCGGAACATCACGGTACATCTCTACTAAAAACAAGAAGAATACACCGGAAAGATTGGAACTGAAGAAGTACAATCCGATTATGAAAAAAATGACCGTTCACAGAGAAATCAAATAA